The genomic stretch GACAGCACTGCTCTGCACTGCTCGTCTACCTATAGCCACCAGCTTCCACATTGCATTTCCGATCCAAGGACGGCACCACACGAGAGCATGGACAGCAAGGTCTGCTGCGTCTTTCAGCTGGCGCTGCTGCTGGGTGTTGCGCTCGCACTCGCACTCGCCGGCCCTATCATCGCCGGCGGCAGCGTGGAGGTTGGGCTAGCCAGCAAGACCGCCGGCGCGGGGGCCTATGTGGCGCGGCAGATGACGATGGCGcaagcgacgacgacgacggcaaagACGTTGATGGGGTTGGAGGTGCACCGCCGCGTCCTTAGCAGCGTCAGCTCCTCCTCGCTCAATCCTGATAGGGCAGCCTGCCTCGGGTCGTGCCCAGCCGCCGGCGGGTCGTACACCGGCCGCGGCTGCCAGAAGGCGTACCAGTGCGGTAGCTGAACCCCCATGGGCAATCCGGCGGCATGTCCAGGGCATCCGAATTTATTTTGTCTTCTACTAGTATCTTAATTAATTACCATCATACTGTAAGAGCCAACACATAATTGTATCAGTTCAGCTGCATATGGCCTTCCAGGGGCCAT from Sorghum bicolor cultivar BTx623 chromosome 3, Sorghum_bicolor_NCBIv3, whole genome shotgun sequence encodes the following:
- the LOC110433449 gene encoding uncharacterized protein LOC110433449, producing MASAAVSKGGPRSVYKFVLDSTALHCSSTYSHQLPHCISDPRTAPHESMDSKVCCVFQLALLLGVALALALAGPIIAGGSVEVGLASKTAGAGAYVARQMTMAQATTTTAKTLMGLEVHRRVLSSVSSSSLNPDRAACLGSCPAAGGSYTGRGCQKAYQCGS